From a single Planctellipticum variicoloris genomic region:
- a CDS encoding CRTAC1 family protein yields the protein MRARRWQPVWMIVLVAAGFVLSEMIDRTSVWTADRKLFARLGVRPEPLPKFAAEAAAEGFAAGLRFSPLEDSGVAFVYDNGPDDQFHLAETLGGGVGAIDFDKDDQPDLIFLDGGDPVRWPSNRTSRIHLFRNWNSERFEPVTPASGLTWTGYGHGCAVADVNNDGFDDVLLTGYQQSGLFLNHGDGTFAESEILRLLTGERWCATACWSDLDVDGDLDLYITCYADSSRDLPTPFCESKGVRIHCNPHSYRPVEDVMLENSGDGSFADRSESSGIGNYREYGLGVVAADLDRDGTPEIFVANDGDRNLLFRRTADWVYEEIALASGVAFNGQGETMGSMGVACADFDRNGRLDLFTTNFSNESNALFRQEEELMFVDSTQGTLVDRTSRPSVGWSAIAFDADCDRLTDLFVANGHVTQMPGEDWAQLPTLLRGGEKDFQESRGAGLWFEQHWNARGACRVDLNRDGLDDLVVSLIDSPAALLLNASAEPGHRIQLELVGTSSPRSAEGAIVEVESASGTLVRLLCRNAGYLSSHGGVTTLGLGADSVAGAIRIDWPSGERQEIRNIAAGRKITVIEGHDRIIETRFSGSAE from the coding sequence ATGCGAGCTCGTCGCTGGCAGCCCGTCTGGATGATCGTCCTCGTCGCGGCGGGCTTCGTTCTGAGCGAGATGATTGATCGCACGTCCGTCTGGACTGCGGATCGGAAGCTGTTTGCCAGACTGGGCGTGCGCCCCGAACCGCTGCCGAAGTTCGCCGCTGAAGCCGCGGCGGAGGGCTTTGCCGCCGGATTGCGGTTCAGCCCGCTTGAGGATTCCGGCGTTGCGTTCGTCTACGACAACGGCCCGGATGATCAGTTCCACCTTGCAGAGACGCTCGGTGGAGGGGTCGGCGCGATCGACTTTGACAAGGACGATCAACCCGATCTGATTTTCCTCGACGGCGGCGATCCGGTCCGCTGGCCGTCCAATCGGACTTCTCGCATCCATCTGTTTCGCAACTGGAACTCGGAGCGGTTCGAACCCGTGACTCCGGCCAGCGGCCTCACGTGGACCGGATACGGGCATGGCTGCGCCGTGGCGGATGTGAACAACGACGGATTCGACGACGTACTGCTGACCGGTTATCAGCAGAGCGGATTGTTTCTGAATCATGGTGACGGAACATTCGCGGAGTCCGAGATCTTGCGACTACTGACCGGCGAACGCTGGTGCGCCACGGCCTGCTGGTCAGATCTTGACGTGGACGGCGATCTGGATCTGTATATCACCTGCTACGCCGACAGTTCGAGAGACTTGCCGACGCCGTTCTGCGAGTCGAAGGGCGTGAGGATTCACTGCAATCCTCATTCGTACCGGCCGGTTGAGGACGTGATGCTCGAAAACAGCGGCGATGGCAGTTTTGCAGACCGATCGGAGTCTTCCGGGATTGGAAATTACCGGGAGTACGGGCTGGGAGTGGTCGCCGCGGACCTGGACCGCGATGGGACGCCCGAGATCTTTGTCGCCAACGATGGCGACCGCAATCTGCTGTTCCGACGGACCGCCGACTGGGTTTACGAGGAGATCGCCCTTGCCAGCGGGGTGGCGTTCAACGGGCAGGGAGAAACGATGGGGTCGATGGGGGTCGCGTGTGCGGACTTCGATCGCAACGGGCGCCTGGACCTGTTCACGACGAACTTCTCCAACGAATCGAACGCCCTCTTCCGCCAGGAAGAAGAGCTGATGTTCGTCGACAGCACTCAGGGGACGCTCGTGGATCGCACCAGTCGTCCGTCCGTGGGCTGGTCGGCGATCGCCTTTGATGCCGACTGTGACAGATTGACGGACCTGTTCGTCGCCAACGGCCACGTGACTCAGATGCCGGGCGAGGACTGGGCTCAGTTGCCGACGTTATTGCGCGGAGGCGAGAAAGACTTCCAGGAATCGCGTGGCGCCGGCCTCTGGTTTGAGCAGCACTGGAATGCGCGCGGAGCTTGCCGCGTCGACCTGAATCGAGACGGTCTGGACGATCTGGTGGTCAGCCTGATCGACTCGCCAGCCGCACTGCTGTTGAACGCGTCGGCCGAACCGGGTCACAGGATTCAACTGGAGCTTGTGGGGACGTCCTCGCCACGGTCGGCCGAAGGGGCGATTGTCGAAGTCGAAAGCGCATCCGGGACGCTCGTGCGCTTGTTGTGTCGCAACGCCGGCTACCTGTCGTCGCATGGTGGAGTCACGACGCTGGGCCTGGGAGCCGATTCCGTGGCGGGCGCGATCCGCATTGACTGGCCGAGCGGCGAGCGGCAAGAAATCCGGAACATCGCGGCGGGTCGGAAGATCACGGTCATCGAAGGCCACGACAGGATCATCGAAACCAGGTTCTCAGGTTCCGCCGAGTGA
- a CDS encoding tetratricopeptide repeat protein: MKLLLLSAVCLGIGFAAHRMQRPSVGDLEQQATAAWNEGRLEAAEGLARSALGRKADSVRAREVLLQLSHAQQRPEIPLTLALADYASGKSQERTLAELGRMALSCNLFRLADGYFAEGVDRFPKNGAIQRQYVALSGLRLDAEEMQRRLTQWGQHGAPTADLVIMSLGLWSIDSRGVEPSETWLRAAVEADATDVGSRLGLGRCLLAMGRYRECVELLKPYSQHPRAGLLLAVVDATTQDASAAAELLPTTEPTEMRGEYWFARGLVALEQRDVPAAEEALARAVHCQPLNKSYRSRYCDVLRRQHRTEQLQRHVKELEIVVRIVQRSMQPGVSDDAVALGELAESCRSVGADEAARLIFQAVRQ, translated from the coding sequence ATGAAGCTGCTCCTGCTTTCTGCGGTCTGTCTAGGAATCGGCTTCGCAGCACATCGTATGCAGCGTCCGAGCGTCGGCGACCTGGAGCAGCAGGCGACTGCGGCCTGGAACGAGGGTAGGCTGGAGGCCGCGGAAGGTCTGGCGCGATCGGCGCTGGGGCGGAAGGCTGATTCCGTGCGGGCGCGGGAGGTGCTCCTGCAGTTGTCGCACGCCCAGCAGCGACCGGAGATTCCACTGACACTCGCTCTGGCGGACTACGCGAGCGGCAAGTCCCAGGAGCGGACGCTGGCTGAGCTGGGGCGGATGGCCCTGTCCTGCAACTTGTTTCGCCTGGCGGACGGGTATTTCGCCGAAGGTGTCGATCGATTTCCCAAGAATGGAGCGATTCAGCGTCAGTACGTGGCACTCAGCGGACTGCGGCTGGATGCCGAGGAAATGCAGAGGCGGCTGACGCAGTGGGGGCAGCATGGGGCTCCCACCGCCGACCTGGTGATCATGTCGCTCGGTTTATGGTCGATTGACAGCCGCGGCGTCGAACCCTCGGAGACGTGGCTGCGAGCGGCGGTTGAAGCGGATGCAACGGATGTCGGATCGCGGCTGGGGCTGGGGCGATGCCTGCTGGCGATGGGGCGATACCGTGAATGCGTGGAGCTGCTCAAGCCGTACAGTCAGCATCCCCGGGCCGGTCTCCTGCTGGCCGTCGTTGACGCGACGACGCAGGACGCGTCGGCGGCGGCAGAGCTGCTTCCGACGACGGAGCCGACCGAGATGCGTGGCGAATACTGGTTCGCCCGGGGGCTCGTCGCCCTGGAGCAACGGGACGTTCCGGCCGCGGAGGAGGCTCTGGCGAGAGCCGTGCACTGCCAGCCGTTGAATAAGTCCTACCGGTCGCGTTACTGTGACGTATTGCGACGACAGCATCGGACGGAACAACTCCAGCGGCACGTCAAGGAACTCGAAATCGTGGTTCGGATCGTGCAGCGATCAATGCAGCCTGGGGTGAGCGACGATGCCGTTGCCCTCGGGGAGCTGGCGGAGTCGTGCCGGAGCGTCGGCGCGGACGAGGCGGCGCGGCTGATTTTCCAGGCGGTTCGCCAGTAA
- a CDS encoding multiheme c-type cytochrome, with protein MPLPRTSNGVRLVFAGVVIVLCWGMQAWLIGQRSDRSSFDPALRTADAVAPVAERCAACHPGVCQEMAASPHSRTLSDGHDPQILSRFAGRSYQSAPGGPTVSFEDRNQQLWMKSDASPEAIRVDWMFGSGRHAMTPVSLMVNSDGATELIEGSVSWFPPGELGVTPGANLTDASGIAPLGAPHDHATTLECFGCHVTHLPVERGRIRTDALFRGVSCERCHAGGEQHARAMEQGGPLSLQSWSDLTPLESVNRCGECHRRADQLTPEELSPERTVLVRFASVGLAMSRCFLEQGQLDGGEKSARLDCLTCHDPHRPAEKSFQPYVQTCLQCHGPQKSQARECTSPQSASNCLSCHMPSVNVADKLVLTDHWIRVRKDSDPPAAAESN; from the coding sequence ATGCCTCTGCCACGAACATCGAATGGCGTGAGACTGGTATTCGCGGGCGTCGTGATCGTTCTTTGCTGGGGCATGCAGGCGTGGTTGATCGGGCAGAGAAGCGACCGAAGTTCGTTCGACCCCGCATTACGAACTGCCGACGCCGTCGCTCCGGTCGCAGAACGCTGCGCCGCCTGCCATCCGGGCGTTTGCCAGGAGATGGCCGCATCGCCCCATAGCCGCACTCTGAGCGACGGCCACGATCCCCAGATCCTGTCACGTTTCGCAGGGCGTAGCTATCAGTCCGCCCCAGGCGGGCCGACGGTCTCCTTTGAAGACCGGAACCAGCAGCTCTGGATGAAGTCCGACGCCTCGCCCGAGGCCATTCGAGTTGACTGGATGTTCGGCTCGGGTCGGCATGCGATGACTCCGGTCAGCCTGATGGTGAACTCGGACGGTGCGACGGAGCTGATCGAAGGAAGCGTTTCCTGGTTTCCGCCGGGCGAGCTGGGAGTCACTCCCGGCGCGAATCTGACGGACGCTTCGGGAATCGCGCCTCTAGGCGCTCCGCACGATCACGCTACGACTCTGGAGTGCTTTGGTTGTCACGTCACCCACTTGCCTGTCGAGCGGGGACGAATTCGCACCGACGCGCTGTTTCGAGGAGTCTCGTGCGAGCGCTGCCATGCAGGCGGAGAACAGCATGCCCGGGCCATGGAGCAGGGCGGGCCTCTCTCCCTGCAGTCCTGGTCCGATCTGACGCCGCTCGAATCGGTGAATCGCTGCGGCGAATGCCATCGCCGGGCTGACCAGTTGACCCCCGAGGAACTGTCGCCGGAGAGAACCGTCCTCGTCCGGTTTGCATCGGTCGGACTGGCGATGAGTCGCTGTTTTCTGGAACAAGGCCAGCTCGACGGGGGGGAGAAATCCGCCCGGCTGGACTGCCTGACATGTCACGATCCGCATCGCCCCGCAGAAAAGTCCTTTCAGCCGTACGTCCAGACGTGCCTGCAATGTCATGGACCGCAGAAGTCGCAAGCCCGCGAATGCACCTCCCCGCAGTCGGCATCGAATTGTCTAAGCTGCCATATGCCGTCCGTCAATGTCGCGGACAAACTGGTGCTGACCGATCACTGGATCCGCGTCCGCAAGGACTCCGACCCGCCGGCTGCCGCAGAGAGCAACTAA
- a CDS encoding exo-alpha-sialidase, which yields MLRCLLLGLVLFPASLQAADPPARGYTIPLIDLAPQTFRQVIVDREPGQYLGHPTTVLLEDGKTILCVYPKGHGKGAIQYKRSPDGGLTWSDRLPTPSNWSTSLETPTIHRVVDAAGKKRLIVWSGLSPARLAVSEDDGKTWSELKQAGDWGGIVVMGFVEALKTPGRYLAMFHDDGRFFSQPANPQKPPAFTLYKTFSDDGGLTWSKPESVYQSSDVHLCEPGCIRSPDGKQLAVLLRENSRRKNSHIIFSDDEGTTWTAPHEVPGSLTGDRHTGKYAPDGRIFISFRDTTLESKTKGDWVAWVGKYEDLVSGAEGQYRVRLMDNHKGADCAYPGVEVLPDGTIVTTTYGHWEPNADPYVVSIRLKLAELDAAAAIQAIQLPAPRLPRDNLLVYRGPDNLQIPVKNVDDWQKRRTEILAGMQAVMGKLPGDEKRSPLDVKVEEEFDGGSYIRQLITYQSEPGGRVPAYLLIPKAVRDGKVPPAPGILALHGTNNVIGHGTVVGINNTTNRQFARELAERGYVVLAPSYPLLAKYQPDLKTLGWDSGTLKAVWDNIRGLDLLQSLPYVKRDALGAIGHSLGGHNSVYTAVFDDRIKAVVTSCGLDSYLDYYNGVDRVWHPEQGWCQTRYMLRLTAFRGRLQDIPFDFHELIGALAPRHLLIFAPLHDSNFQHASVDRIADAARPVFNLYGAADNLKVEHPDCPHDFPPEMREEAYRLFDRVLK from the coding sequence ATGCTCCGCTGTCTGCTCCTGGGACTGGTGCTGTTCCCTGCCTCCCTTCAAGCCGCCGATCCTCCCGCTCGCGGCTACACGATCCCCCTGATCGACCTCGCTCCGCAGACGTTCCGTCAGGTCATCGTCGACCGCGAACCAGGCCAGTACCTCGGCCACCCCACCACCGTCCTCCTCGAAGACGGAAAAACAATCCTCTGCGTCTATCCCAAGGGGCATGGAAAGGGTGCAATCCAGTACAAACGCAGCCCCGACGGCGGTCTCACCTGGAGCGATCGACTCCCCACGCCCTCCAACTGGTCCACCAGCCTCGAAACCCCCACAATCCATCGCGTCGTCGATGCCGCCGGGAAGAAACGGCTCATCGTCTGGTCGGGACTCTCTCCCGCCCGCCTGGCTGTCAGCGAAGACGACGGCAAGACCTGGTCCGAACTCAAACAGGCCGGCGACTGGGGCGGCATCGTCGTGATGGGCTTTGTCGAGGCCCTCAAAACTCCCGGCCGCTATCTCGCCATGTTCCACGACGACGGCCGCTTCTTCAGCCAACCCGCCAACCCGCAGAAGCCGCCGGCCTTCACGCTCTACAAGACCTTCTCCGACGACGGCGGCCTGACATGGTCGAAGCCGGAATCCGTCTATCAGTCCAGCGACGTCCATCTCTGCGAGCCCGGCTGCATCCGCTCGCCCGACGGCAAGCAGCTTGCCGTGCTGCTGCGGGAAAACTCACGTCGCAAAAATTCCCACATCATTTTTTCCGACGACGAAGGAACCACCTGGACCGCCCCCCACGAAGTCCCCGGTTCCCTCACCGGCGATCGACACACCGGCAAGTACGCTCCCGACGGCCGCATCTTTATCAGCTTCCGTGACACCACGCTCGAATCGAAAACCAAAGGGGACTGGGTCGCCTGGGTCGGCAAGTATGAAGACTTGGTTTCCGGCGCCGAAGGCCAGTATCGCGTCCGCCTGATGGACAACCACAAGGGAGCCGACTGCGCCTATCCCGGCGTCGAAGTCCTCCCCGACGGGACTATCGTCACCACCACCTACGGGCACTGGGAGCCGAACGCCGATCCCTACGTCGTCAGCATTCGCCTCAAGCTCGCCGAACTCGACGCCGCCGCAGCGATCCAGGCCATCCAGCTCCCCGCACCCCGACTGCCGCGCGACAACCTGCTCGTCTACCGCGGCCCGGACAACCTGCAGATTCCGGTTAAGAATGTCGACGACTGGCAGAAGCGCCGAACAGAAATCCTCGCAGGCATGCAGGCGGTCATGGGCAAGTTGCCTGGCGACGAGAAGCGTTCGCCGCTCGACGTCAAAGTCGAAGAAGAGTTCGACGGGGGCAGCTACATCCGCCAGCTCATCACCTATCAGTCCGAGCCCGGTGGCCGCGTCCCCGCTTACCTGCTGATCCCCAAAGCCGTCCGCGACGGCAAAGTCCCCCCCGCTCCCGGAATCCTGGCCTTGCACGGCACCAACAACGTCATCGGTCACGGCACGGTCGTCGGAATCAACAACACCACGAATCGACAGTTCGCCCGCGAGCTGGCCGAGCGAGGCTACGTCGTCCTCGCCCCCAGCTATCCGCTGCTCGCGAAGTATCAACCCGATCTCAAAACGCTCGGCTGGGACAGCGGCACGCTCAAGGCGGTCTGGGACAACATCCGCGGTCTCGATCTCCTGCAGTCGCTCCCCTACGTCAAACGAGACGCTCTCGGCGCGATTGGCCATTCCCTCGGAGGACACAATTCCGTCTACACGGCGGTCTTCGACGATCGCATCAAAGCCGTCGTGACGAGTTGCGGCCTGGATTCGTACCTCGACTACTACAACGGCGTCGATCGCGTCTGGCATCCCGAACAGGGGTGGTGTCAGACCCGCTACATGCTCCGTCTGACCGCCTTCCGAGGCCGCCTGCAGGACATCCCGTTCGACTTCCACGAACTGATCGGCGCCCTCGCCCCCAGGCATCTCCTGATCTTCGCGCCGCTCCACGACAGCAATTTCCAGCACGCCAGCGTCGATCGCATCGCCGACGCCGCCCGCCCGGTCTTCAACCTCTACGGAGCTGCTGACAATCTCAAAGTCGAGCACCCCGACTGCCCGCACGACTTCCCGCCCGAGATGCGCGAGGAAGCATACCGGCTCTTCGACCGCGTCCTGAAATAG
- a CDS encoding response regulator: MSQPMEYRALVADDDESFRAVLCELLSPFFELVEAKNGAEAVEIALAEPVHIAVFDWQMPSLNGLEAVQELREHRLEFPCLLVTASEPDELELAAAAAAIFSVLRKPVRRQMLLSRLADAVRSSYADESMSARLATG, encoded by the coding sequence ATGTCGCAGCCGATGGAGTACCGGGCGCTCGTGGCCGACGACGATGAGTCGTTCCGGGCGGTGCTGTGCGAACTGCTGTCCCCATTTTTTGAGCTGGTCGAGGCGAAAAATGGGGCGGAAGCCGTCGAAATCGCACTTGCCGAGCCGGTGCATATCGCCGTCTTCGACTGGCAGATGCCGAGCCTGAATGGCTTGGAGGCGGTTCAGGAACTGCGGGAGCATCGGCTGGAGTTTCCCTGTCTGCTGGTGACCGCGAGCGAGCCGGATGAACTCGAACTGGCCGCCGCGGCCGCCGCGATCTTCAGCGTCCTCCGCAAGCCGGTCCGTCGGCAGATGCTGCTGAGCCGCCTCGCGGATGCAGTTCGCAGCAGCTACGCGGACGAATCCATGTCGGCCAGACTGGCGACGGGCTGA
- a CDS encoding type 1 glutamine amidotransferase domain-containing protein produces MTITTLPEGCRILMFVGDDYEDLELWYPKLRMIEAGGHVVVAGPKAGQNYTGKNGYPCVADAAIADMESADFHGVLCPGGWMPDKLRRDPKVLFLIREFADAGKLVAAICHGGWMPISANVYRGVKVTGSPGIKDDLVNAGAIFEDAPVVVDRHFVSSRKPDDLPDFCRGMLQVLCPAG; encoded by the coding sequence ATGACAATCACCACTCTGCCCGAAGGCTGCCGGATTCTGATGTTCGTAGGCGACGACTACGAAGATCTGGAATTGTGGTACCCGAAACTCCGCATGATCGAAGCGGGCGGGCATGTCGTCGTCGCCGGCCCTAAGGCCGGACAGAACTATACCGGCAAGAACGGCTATCCCTGCGTCGCCGACGCCGCCATTGCCGACATGGAGTCCGCCGATTTCCACGGCGTCCTCTGCCCGGGCGGCTGGATGCCCGACAAACTCCGCCGCGACCCCAAGGTGCTGTTCCTGATCAGGGAATTCGCCGACGCCGGCAAACTGGTCGCCGCCATCTGCCACGGCGGTTGGATGCCGATTTCCGCCAACGTCTACCGCGGCGTCAAAGTGACCGGCTCGCCGGGCATCAAAGACGATCTGGTCAACGCAGGGGCGATCTTTGAAGACGCACCCGTCGTCGTCGACCGCCACTTCGTCAGCAGCCGGAAACCCGATGATCTTCCGGATTTCTGTCGCGGCATGCTGCAGGTCCTCTGTCCGGCCGGCTGA
- a CDS encoding glycerophosphodiester phosphodiesterase: MRLQIFLATLMLTTSSFANAAEQVEVEITGHRGASYDAPENTLSSVRLGWEQNADSVEIDVWLSKDGHIVLSHDKDTKKCAGVDKLVVDQTLAELRQLDVGQWKNEKYAGERMPVLSEVLPTIPTGKRLLIEIKCGPEIVPTLVKELRAAGRRPAETAVICFNADVVAAMKEARPDLQVYWLVGLKQDKKSGAWSHTAEQLVEKAKELHADGVDLSACDAITPAFGKTIKDAGLKLLVWTVNDPKVAKQMIAAGVEGITTDRPAWLREQLGLQ; this comes from the coding sequence ATGCGATTGCAGATCTTTCTGGCCACGCTGATGCTGACAACCAGTTCCTTCGCGAACGCTGCGGAGCAGGTCGAAGTGGAAATCACAGGACATCGCGGCGCCTCGTACGACGCCCCCGAAAACACGCTCTCCTCCGTCCGGCTCGGCTGGGAACAGAACGCCGACTCGGTCGAGATCGACGTCTGGCTGTCGAAAGACGGCCACATCGTCCTCTCTCACGATAAGGACACGAAGAAGTGCGCCGGCGTCGACAAGCTCGTCGTCGACCAGACCCTCGCCGAACTTCGCCAGCTCGACGTCGGCCAATGGAAGAATGAAAAGTACGCCGGGGAGCGGATGCCGGTCCTCAGCGAAGTCCTGCCGACGATCCCGACCGGCAAGCGCCTGCTGATCGAGATCAAGTGCGGCCCCGAAATCGTGCCGACGCTCGTCAAGGAACTTCGGGCCGCCGGTCGCCGGCCCGCGGAAACGGCCGTCATCTGCTTCAACGCGGACGTGGTCGCTGCGATGAAGGAAGCCCGACCCGATCTGCAGGTCTACTGGCTCGTAGGGTTGAAGCAGGATAAAAAGAGCGGCGCCTGGTCGCACACCGCCGAACAACTCGTCGAGAAGGCCAAAGAACTGCACGCCGACGGCGTCGATCTGTCCGCCTGCGATGCCATTACGCCGGCCTTCGGCAAAACCATCAAAGACGCCGGTCTGAAACTGCTCGTCTGGACGGTCAACGATCCCAAAGTGGCGAAGCAGATGATCGCCGCCGGCGTCGAAGGGATCACCACCGACCGACCGGCCTGGTTGCGGGAACAGCTCGGCCTGCAATAA